The proteins below are encoded in one region of Methanofollis aquaemaris:
- a CDS encoding flavodoxin domain-containing protein: protein MTERILVAYASRYGSTEEIARVIADEIAALGYEVDCMNVMEVEEVAPYAAVVAGSPIYMGKWLPEAVDLAKRFRIGLNERPLAVFAVGYSMKEEDDMIRKSARASMNELRMYVHAQAEGLFAGKFDPVGMSTTDLQIMKMAGAAPGDARDWTAVRNWARALPSVLFTLDVEK, encoded by the coding sequence ATGACTGAGAGGATATTGGTGGCATACGCGAGCAGGTACGGCTCGACAGAGGAGATCGCCCGGGTGATCGCCGACGAGATTGCGGCCCTGGGCTATGAAGTCGACTGCATGAACGTGATGGAAGTCGAAGAGGTCGCGCCCTACGCCGCCGTCGTCGCCGGCAGCCCGATCTACATGGGCAAATGGCTCCCCGAGGCGGTCGACCTGGCCAAACGGTTCAGGATCGGACTGAACGAGCGCCCGCTCGCGGTCTTTGCGGTCGGATACTCGATGAAAGAGGAAGACGACATGATCAGAAAATCGGCGAGGGCCTCGATGAACGAGTTGCGGATGTACGTCCACGCCCAGGCCGAGGGACTCTTTGCCGGGAAGTTCGACCCCGTCGGGATGAGCACGACCGATCTTCAGATCATGAAGATGGCCGGGGCGGCCCCCGGAGACGCCAGGGACTGGACGGCGGTCAGGAACTGGGCCAGGGCCCTCCCGTCGGTTC
- a CDS encoding DUF2156 domain-containing protein, translated as MLSIDAFIPVTPDDREFFADLYRRHPPVHSDMSLTTMLCWNHYAHYEYARVGEGVVIMSTIQGERSFRGPIGPPDPEALEAALDIAVREGGEVAYYIFDDATLDLVRSQYPTLPLRPDRDFADYVYRTEDLATLPGRDYLTIRKHLNRFRRECGPTVEAITPNLLGEVVGFLERWCEWRHCDESPVLAEEKTALRYAIAHFDDLGLEGIAVRVEGAIAGCALYDRLNEETAVVHFEKGLPDCEGIYRAVNQETAARLAGRSTFLNRESDLGLPGLREAKLRYHPHHMAEVHTARRADLEKRHL; from the coding sequence ATGCTCTCTATTGACGCGTTCATACCGGTCACCCCGGATGACCGGGAGTTCTTCGCCGACCTGTACCGCCGCCACCCGCCGGTACACTCCGACATGAGCCTCACCACCATGCTTTGCTGGAACCACTACGCCCACTACGAGTACGCCCGCGTCGGCGAGGGCGTCGTGATCATGAGCACCATCCAGGGCGAACGCTCTTTCCGCGGGCCCATCGGCCCCCCGGATCCCGAGGCCCTCGAAGCGGCCCTCGACATCGCCGTGCGGGAGGGCGGGGAGGTGGCGTACTACATCTTCGACGACGCCACGCTGGATCTGGTGCGTTCTCAGTACCCCACACTCCCCCTCAGGCCTGACCGGGACTTCGCCGACTATGTGTACCGGACAGAAGATCTCGCCACCCTGCCGGGCAGGGATTACCTCACCATCAGAAAACATCTCAACCGCTTCAGGCGAGAGTGCGGCCCTACGGTCGAGGCGATCACCCCCAACCTCCTCGGCGAGGTGGTCGGGTTCCTGGAACGGTGGTGCGAGTGGCGCCACTGCGACGAGTCGCCGGTGCTTGCCGAGGAGAAGACGGCCCTGCGATACGCGATCGCCCACTTCGACGACCTCGGGCTCGAAGGGATCGCGGTGCGGGTCGAGGGGGCGATCGCCGGGTGCGCCCTGTACGACCGCCTCAACGAGGAGACTGCGGTGGTCCACTTCGAGAAAGGACTCCCCGACTGCGAAGGGATTTACAGGGCCGTCAACCAGGAGACGGCCGCCCGGTTGGCTGGACGCTCCACCTTCCTCAACCGCGAGTCAGACCTCGGCCTCCCCGGCCTGCGAGAGGCAAAACTCCGCTATCACCCCCATCACATGGCAGAGGTGCATACCGCCCGACGGGCCGACCTGGAAAAAAGACATCTATGA
- a CDS encoding GNAT family N-acetyltransferase, protein MLSGITVRTVGAWDAEEIVGLYRAGEWWKEEWTADGITALIEGSFCFVVAVDGTRAVGMGRAISDGCSDAYLQDIVVLPEYRGHGIGDAIVEALVNFCTARDLAWIGLIAQPGTVEFYRRHGFARMPGHVPMLLRDEDALY, encoded by the coding sequence ATGCTCTCCGGGATCACCGTCAGGACCGTAGGGGCCTGGGACGCCGAGGAGATCGTCGGACTCTACCGCGCCGGCGAGTGGTGGAAGGAAGAGTGGACGGCCGACGGGATCACGGCACTCATCGAAGGAAGTTTCTGTTTTGTCGTCGCCGTCGACGGGACAAGGGCCGTCGGAATGGGCCGGGCGATCTCGGACGGGTGTTCGGACGCCTACCTCCAGGACATCGTCGTCCTCCCCGAGTACCGGGGGCACGGGATCGGAGACGCCATCGTGGAGGCGCTCGTCAATTTCTGCACCGCCCGCGACCTCGCCTGGATCGGGCTCATCGCCCAGCCCGGCACCGTTGAATTTTACCGACGGCACGGCTTTGCCAGGATGCCCGGGCATGTGCCGATGCTTCTGAGGGATGAAGATGCTCTCTATTGA
- the serS gene encoding serine--tRNA ligase, whose translation MLELKFIRDHPEVVRADLTKRGDEEKLAWLDDLLEKDRRSREIQTEVNRMRSRRNKIGREINAARKAGEDTAPLLEEAASLPKVIKEAETELDAIDERVHYYLMRIPNILHESVPVGKDDTENVEVKRWGEPKVPAFELQNHGALAVEHDWADFERATKISGAGFYFLKGNLVLLDLALQRYALDLLMERGYTPISPPYMMNRAAYEGVTDLADFENVMYKIDGEDEFMIATSEHPMAAMYKDEIFEEKDIPLKYAGISPCFRREIGAHGLDTKGLFRVHQFTKVEQFVFCKPEDSWKYHEELLDNAEAYFQGLGLPYHVVNICTGDIGTVAAKKYDIEVWMPREEQYREVVSCSNCTAYQAVGLNIRVRDASDFASKQPVHTLNSTAVATSRTIRAILENYQREDGSVEVPEVLRKYMGGIETL comes from the coding sequence ATGCTTGAGTTGAAGTTCATCAGAGACCATCCCGAGGTCGTGAGGGCCGACCTTACGAAGAGGGGAGACGAGGAAAAACTGGCATGGCTCGACGACCTGCTGGAGAAGGACCGGCGGAGCCGGGAGATCCAGACCGAGGTCAACCGGATGCGGAGCCGGCGCAACAAGATCGGCCGCGAGATCAACGCGGCCAGGAAGGCAGGGGAAGACACCGCGCCCCTCCTCGAAGAGGCGGCGTCCCTCCCGAAGGTGATCAAGGAGGCCGAGACCGAACTCGACGCGATCGACGAGCGGGTCCACTACTACCTGATGCGGATCCCCAATATCCTCCACGAGAGCGTCCCGGTCGGCAAAGACGACACCGAGAATGTCGAGGTGAAGCGGTGGGGAGAGCCAAAAGTTCCGGCGTTCGAGTTGCAGAACCACGGCGCCCTCGCCGTCGAACACGACTGGGCCGACTTCGAGCGGGCGACCAAGATCTCGGGGGCCGGGTTCTACTTCCTCAAGGGCAACCTCGTCCTCCTCGACCTCGCGCTGCAGCGCTACGCCCTCGACCTGCTGATGGAACGCGGCTACACTCCCATCTCGCCCCCGTACATGATGAACCGGGCGGCGTACGAGGGGGTCACCGACCTCGCCGATTTCGAGAACGTGATGTACAAGATCGACGGCGAGGACGAGTTCATGATCGCGACGAGCGAGCACCCGATGGCGGCGATGTACAAGGACGAGATCTTCGAGGAGAAGGATATCCCCCTGAAGTACGCCGGGATCAGCCCGTGTTTCAGGCGCGAGATCGGCGCCCACGGTCTCGACACCAAGGGGCTCTTCCGCGTCCACCAGTTCACGAAGGTGGAGCAGTTCGTCTTCTGCAAGCCCGAGGATTCGTGGAAGTATCACGAAGAACTCCTGGACAATGCCGAGGCGTACTTCCAGGGCCTCGGCCTCCCGTATCATGTGGTCAACATCTGCACCGGCGATATCGGGACGGTGGCGGCGAAGAAGTACGACATCGAGGTCTGGATGCCCCGCGAGGAGCAGTACCGCGAGGTGGTCTCGTGCTCGAACTGCACCGCATACCAGGCGGTGGGGCTGAACATCAGGGTGCGGGACGCCTCCGACTTCGCCTCCAAGCAGCCGGTCCACACCCTCAACAGCACGGCGGTGGCGACTTCCCGGACGATCCGGGCGATCCTCGAGAACTACCAGCGCGAGGACGGCTCGGTCGAGGTGCCCGAGGTGCTCAGGAAGTACATGGGCGGCATCGAGACGCTGTAA
- a CDS encoding TMEM175 family protein: MGRRDEGEKRPGRSILTDVLPADRLNAFADGVFAIVITLLVLELPVPEGGEALVPALLNAWPDFLAYIISFVFIGGFWMTHASITRLTEEEDEVTFRLTLMTLFLVSLIPFTTSLMAGHLVGVGSHLSVLVYGLDLLLASVMLSAIMRYLAWRPELLVDGLAEEDFRVMERRRRSGIIFNGIGVLLALFLPPAAIVVYISVAFFFFLQPFFYKRILRGFKKV, translated from the coding sequence ATGGGCCGCCGCGATGAGGGGGAGAAGAGACCGGGCCGGAGCATCCTGACCGACGTGCTCCCCGCCGACCGGCTGAACGCCTTTGCCGACGGGGTGTTTGCGATCGTCATCACGCTCCTCGTCCTCGAACTCCCGGTGCCGGAGGGCGGCGAAGCCCTGGTCCCGGCACTCCTGAACGCATGGCCCGATTTTCTCGCCTATATCATCAGTTTCGTATTCATCGGCGGGTTCTGGATGACGCATGCGTCCATCACCCGCCTGACCGAAGAGGAGGACGAGGTCACGTTCCGCCTGACCCTGATGACGCTCTTCCTCGTCTCCCTCATCCCGTTCACCACGAGCCTGATGGCCGGGCACCTCGTCGGGGTGGGTTCGCATCTCTCGGTCCTCGTCTACGGTCTGGATCTCCTCCTCGCCTCGGTCATGCTGAGCGCGATCATGCGTTACCTCGCGTGGCGCCCTGAACTGCTCGTCGACGGGCTTGCCGAGGAGGATTTCCGCGTCATGGAGAGACGGCGGCGGTCGGGTATTATCTTCAACGGCATCGGGGTGCTGCTCGCCCTCTTCCTGCCGCCGGCGGCGATCGTGGTGTACATCTCGGTGGCGTTCTTCTTCTTTCTCCAGCCGTTCTTCTACAAGCGGATCCTCAGAGGTTTTAAGAAAGTGTGA
- a CDS encoding DUF5518 domain-containing protein, which produces MNGSNSRQFWTGVIAGLVVALIVNYLITIGGAFIGGIMAGWIARGGAKNGGKAGVYLGLLNAVVLGAAIFVYGIETAPSDISYLGFLGSTLFIIVALFPLFGLFGYVGGLIGGSLTK; this is translated from the coding sequence ATGAACGGATCAAATTCGCGGCAGTTCTGGACCGGCGTGATCGCGGGACTGGTGGTGGCGCTCATCGTCAATTACCTCATCACCATCGGCGGCGCCTTCATCGGAGGGATCATGGCAGGCTGGATCGCGCGGGGCGGCGCCAAGAACGGGGGGAAGGCGGGTGTCTATCTCGGCCTCCTGAACGCCGTGGTGCTGGGAGCCGCCATCTTCGTGTACGGCATCGAGACCGCCCCGAGCGACATCAGTTATCTCGGGTTCCTCGGCTCGACGCTCTTCATCATCGTCGCCCTCTTCCCGCTTTTCGGCCTCTTCGGGTATGTGGGCGGGCTTATCGGAGGATCGCTGACGAAGTGA
- a CDS encoding LURP-one-related/scramblase family protein — translation MLRRRGGAALRGREEGAHRYRMREKIVSIGDDYWIEDEAGEKAFKVDGKMLRVRNTLVIQSSGGQDLYKIQERMLRIKDTMEIERGDGGTAATIKKALISPLRDRWTVKIPEGEDWSIQGNILDHEYRIDAGRERVAEVSKKWFRIRDTYGVEIAPGHDDALVLAVTAAIDQMAHD, via the coding sequence ATGCTGCGAAGAAGAGGAGGAGCCGCCCTGAGGGGCAGAGAGGAAGGGGCACACCGGTACAGGATGCGAGAGAAGATCGTCTCGATCGGGGACGACTACTGGATCGAGGACGAGGCCGGAGAGAAGGCCTTCAAGGTGGACGGGAAGATGCTCCGCGTCCGCAATACGCTGGTCATCCAGAGCAGCGGGGGGCAGGATCTCTACAAAATCCAGGAGCGGATGCTCCGCATCAAGGACACCATGGAGATCGAGCGGGGCGACGGCGGCACGGCGGCGACGATCAAGAAGGCGCTGATCTCCCCGCTCCGTGACCGGTGGACGGTGAAGATCCCCGAGGGTGAAGACTGGAGCATTCAGGGAAACATCCTGGACCACGAGTACAGGATCGATGCCGGGCGGGAGCGGGTCGCGGAGGTCTCGAAGAAGTGGTTCAGGATCCGGGACACCTATGGCGTGGAGATCGCACCCGGCCACGACGACGCCCTCGTCCTGGCGGTCACGGCGGCGATCGACCAGATGGCGCACGACTGA
- the cas1c gene encoding type I-C CRISPR-associated endonuclease Cas1c has protein sequence MRKLLNTLYVTTPESYLIRDGENVIVKVNGEERFRIPIHNIEGIVCFGYMGASPQLMRLCTDNNVGLSFLTPSGKFLARVHGRVRGNVLLRRTQYRTADNPETSLDIARGFIIGKVVNCRTVLGRGIRDHGEVVRCDRIRSADAMLIENLPGIDDCANADSLRGIEGNCAKFYFDVFDELILKQKDDFFLSERNRRPPLDNMNALLSFLYTLLAHDVESALETVGLDPYVGFFHTDRPGRPSLALDLMEELRPFLGDRLALNLVNLKQVTGSDFLKKENGAVIMTENGRKKVLAAWQKRKVDLITHPYLNEKIPVGLVPYVQAMVLARFLRGDIDGYPPFFMN, from the coding sequence ATGAGAAAGTTGCTCAATACCTTATATGTGACCACTCCCGAATCCTATCTGATCAGAGATGGTGAAAATGTCATCGTTAAGGTCAATGGTGAAGAGAGGTTCCGCATTCCCATACACAATATCGAGGGGATCGTGTGCTTTGGATATATGGGTGCCAGTCCGCAGTTGATGCGGTTGTGTACCGACAATAATGTCGGCCTCTCTTTTTTGACACCGTCGGGAAAATTTCTGGCACGGGTGCATGGACGGGTGCGAGGAAATGTCCTCCTGCGACGGACACAGTATCGTACGGCGGACAACCCTGAAACCTCACTGGATATTGCCCGGGGTTTTATCATCGGGAAGGTGGTGAACTGTCGAACGGTCCTCGGAAGGGGTATTCGCGATCATGGGGAGGTCGTCAGGTGTGACCGGATCCGGTCGGCAGATGCCATGCTGATCGAGAACCTGCCGGGGATCGATGACTGCGCCAACGCAGATTCTCTCCGGGGCATCGAGGGGAACTGTGCGAAGTTCTATTTCGATGTCTTCGATGAATTGATCCTCAAGCAGAAGGATGATTTTTTCTTATCTGAACGGAACCGGCGGCCTCCTCTCGACAACATGAATGCGTTGCTATCGTTTCTGTATACTTTGCTTGCCCATGACGTCGAGTCCGCGCTGGAGACGGTGGGCCTTGATCCCTATGTCGGGTTCTTCCATACCGATCGGCCCGGGAGACCGAGTCTGGCACTGGATCTGATGGAAGAACTCCGTCCCTTTCTGGGGGATCGTCTGGCCCTGAACCTAGTGAATTTGAAGCAGGTGACCGGGAGTGATTTTCTCAAGAAGGAGAATGGTGCGGTGATCATGACGGAGAATGGAAGGAAAAAGGTTCTGGCAGCCTGGCAGAAGAGGAAAGTGGATCTTATCACTCATCCTTACCTGAACGAGAAGATACCGGTCGGCCTGGTCCCCTATGTGCAGGCGATGGTGCTTGCCCGTTTCTTGCGGGGAGATATCGACGGGTATCCACCTTTCTTCATGAATTGA
- the cas2 gene encoding CRISPR-associated endonuclease Cas2: protein MMVLVTYDVSTESNEGKKRLRRVAKECVNYGQRVQNSVFECLVDPAQFAQLKHSLCGIIDEEKDSLRFYYLGKNWKRRVEHFGAKEGYDPEGLLIT from the coding sequence ATGATGGTATTGGTCACCTATGATGTGAGTACGGAATCGAACGAGGGAAAGAAGAGACTGCGAAGGGTGGCAAAGGAGTGCGTTAACTATGGACAGAGGGTTCAGAATTCCGTGTTTGAGTGTCTTGTGGATCCCGCCCAGTTTGCACAACTGAAACACTCTTTGTGTGGGATCATCGACGAGGAGAAGGACAGTCTCAGGTTTTATTATCTGGGAAAGAACTGGAAACGTCGGGTTGAGCATTTCGGTGCAAAGGAGGGGTACGATCCGGAAGGGTTATTAATCACCTGA
- the cas3 gene encoding CRISPR-associated helicase Cas3' produces MAYYAHTTNNPDKSDWQPLRDHLIHVADLASTFAEDFSAGEFAYAGGLLHDLGKYSPEFQRRLEGTPIGVDHSTAGAREARSRYHPAHSRILEYIITGHHGGLLNYGNSESGLEERLLKSYLPDYSAYRDEVSVPDLNGARVAAQPLQNTIGFTFSFYTRMLYSCLVDADSLDTEAFTSPEKSGLRGRYDPFELLSKKFEDHMNTVQARAEESAINRYRRSILEQCRKKATFPPGMFTLTVPTGGGKTLSSMAFALDHLKQNDLKRIFYVIPYTSIIEQNARVFRNIFGGQNVLEHHSNFDPAKVLPEEDASTEETLRLSSENWDMPIVVTTNVQFFESLFSSKRSRCRKLHNLAKSVIILDEAQMLPTEYLRPCLAALSELVGNYGSTVVICTATQPKLGELLDERLNPVEITDSPEELYEAFRRVQVRNLGDLDDVALSDRLRAHRQVLCIVNTRNHAKKLYDALKDSGACYHLSARMCPAHRSAVLDEIKKQLKAGVECRVISTQLIEAGVDIDFPVVYRAMSGVDSIAQASGRCNREGNLEFGEVYLFRSTEPHGRATSWQRRVAEIGEMTLETTDDPLSLPAVADYFRKLYFYEGDDGLDRKKILLSLEDEGNLRFPFEDVDAAFRIIEAGTKEVIVPYDKNAESVIQELKGTSCPWKVARKLQPYTVSVYAQEFRALEEAGALESIGGQYYVLKDKERYSEKTGLENSYQKIYTYDGSLSIT; encoded by the coding sequence ATGGCGTATTATGCTCACACGACAAATAATCCGGATAAATCCGACTGGCAACCCCTCAGAGACCATCTGATACACGTTGCAGACCTCGCATCGACCTTCGCAGAGGACTTCAGTGCCGGCGAGTTTGCGTATGCCGGCGGTCTGCTGCACGACCTCGGAAAATATTCTCCAGAATTTCAGAGACGCTTGGAAGGCACCCCCATCGGCGTCGACCATTCCACCGCCGGTGCACGGGAGGCACGGTCCCGCTACCATCCGGCCCACAGTCGGATCCTGGAATATATCATCACCGGTCATCACGGAGGGCTTCTCAATTATGGGAACAGCGAGAGCGGACTCGAAGAGCGCCTTTTGAAATCATATCTGCCGGACTACTCGGCCTACCGCGATGAAGTTTCAGTCCCTGACCTGAATGGGGCTCGCGTCGCCGCGCAACCCCTTCAGAACACCATCGGGTTCACGTTCTCGTTCTACACTCGCATGCTCTACTCGTGCCTGGTCGATGCAGACTCTCTGGATACCGAAGCATTCACCAGCCCTGAAAAGTCCGGTCTCAGAGGCCGGTACGATCCGTTCGAACTCCTCTCCAAAAAATTCGAGGACCACATGAACACCGTGCAGGCACGTGCCGAGGAGAGCGCGATCAACCGGTATCGACGGTCGATCCTGGAGCAATGCAGAAAAAAAGCGACCTTCCCACCTGGGATGTTTACCCTGACCGTCCCCACCGGGGGAGGGAAGACCCTCTCGTCCATGGCATTTGCCCTGGACCACCTGAAACAGAACGACCTGAAAAGGATCTTCTACGTCATCCCCTATACCAGCATCATCGAGCAGAACGCCAGGGTTTTCAGGAATATCTTCGGTGGTCAAAACGTGCTGGAACATCACAGCAACTTTGACCCGGCGAAGGTCCTGCCTGAAGAGGACGCTTCGACAGAGGAGACACTCAGACTCTCATCCGAGAACTGGGACATGCCCATCGTCGTCACCACCAACGTCCAGTTCTTCGAGTCGCTCTTCTCCAGCAAACGGTCCAGGTGCAGAAAACTGCACAACCTGGCAAAGAGCGTGATCATCCTTGACGAGGCCCAGATGCTCCCGACCGAGTATCTGAGACCCTGCCTCGCGGCACTCTCCGAACTTGTCGGGAACTATGGTTCGACGGTCGTCATCTGCACGGCAACGCAGCCGAAACTCGGCGAACTGCTGGACGAACGACTCAACCCGGTTGAGATCACCGATTCGCCGGAAGAACTCTACGAGGCCTTCAGGCGCGTGCAGGTGCGCAACCTCGGTGACCTGGACGACGTCGCCCTCTCCGACCGATTGAGGGCGCACCGGCAGGTGCTCTGCATCGTCAACACCCGGAACCACGCGAAGAAACTCTACGACGCCCTCAAGGATTCGGGGGCATGCTATCATCTCAGCGCCAGGATGTGCCCGGCGCACCGGAGTGCGGTTCTGGATGAGATCAAAAAGCAGTTGAAAGCAGGTGTCGAGTGCCGCGTCATCTCGACCCAGCTCATCGAGGCCGGGGTGGACATCGACTTTCCGGTGGTGTATCGGGCAATGAGCGGCGTCGATTCCATCGCTCAGGCGTCGGGCCGTTGCAACCGCGAGGGAAATCTGGAGTTCGGGGAGGTCTATCTCTTCAGGTCCACCGAACCCCACGGCCGGGCGACCAGCTGGCAACGACGGGTCGCCGAGATCGGTGAGATGACCCTCGAAACTACCGATGATCCCCTCTCTCTCCCGGCGGTGGCGGATTACTTCCGGAAACTCTACTTCTATGAAGGGGACGACGGGCTTGACAGGAAGAAGATCCTCTTGTCCCTTGAGGATGAGGGAAATCTTAGATTTCCGTTTGAGGACGTCGACGCGGCGTTCAGGATCATCGAGGCAGGAACCAAAGAGGTCATCGTCCCCTATGACAAAAATGCCGAATCGGTCATACAGGAACTCAAGGGTACCTCCTGTCCATGGAAAGTCGCACGAAAACTCCAGCCCTATACGGTCAGCGTCTATGCCCAGGAGTTTAGAGCACTGGAAGAAGCGGGTGCCCTGGAGTCTATTGGCGGCCAGTATTATGTACTGAAAGATAAAGAGCGTTATTCTGAGAAAACAGGGCTTGAAAACTCATATCAGAAAATATATACGTATGACGGTTCATTGTCGATTACATGA
- the cas5c gene encoding type I-C CRISPR-associated protein Cas5c — protein sequence MKVERVSYDVMTPSAARGILEAIYWKPAICWKIDRIHVMNRIAYDNIRRNEVLGKIPAAKVKSALKGKDVQLYQDSNEARVQRASLLLRDVCYCIEAHFELTEKAGPDDTPEKHYNIALRRMRRGQCFHHPYLGCREFPARFELIEGTVPPSCHTGERDLGFMLYDIDFADDMRPVFFRARMVDGVIDVRECLGAGGVS from the coding sequence ATGAAGGTCGAACGGGTGAGTTATGACGTAATGACTCCCTCGGCGGCACGGGGCATTCTCGAAGCGATCTACTGGAAGCCCGCGATCTGCTGGAAGATCGACAGGATCCATGTCATGAACCGGATCGCGTACGACAATATCCGCAGGAATGAAGTTCTCGGAAAAATTCCTGCAGCAAAAGTGAAGTCCGCCCTCAAGGGCAAGGACGTCCAGCTCTATCAGGACTCGAATGAAGCCCGCGTCCAGCGTGCCTCTCTTCTGCTCCGTGATGTCTGTTACTGCATCGAGGCGCACTTCGAACTGACCGAGAAGGCGGGACCGGACGACACGCCTGAGAAGCACTACAATATTGCGCTCCGGAGGATGAGACGAGGACAGTGTTTCCATCATCCCTATCTCGGGTGTCGCGAGTTTCCCGCTCGGTTCGAACTCATCGAAGGGACGGTCCCGCCCTCATGCCACACCGGGGAGAGGGATCTCGGGTTTATGCTCTATGACATCGATTTTGCCGACGATATGAGACCTGTCTTCTTCAGGGCCAGGATGGTCGACGGCGTCATCGATGTTAGAGAGTGTCTGGGCGCCGGAGGTGTCTCGTGA